A single region of the Maniola jurtina chromosome 6, ilManJurt1.1, whole genome shotgun sequence genome encodes:
- the LOC123865952 gene encoding probable phospholipid-transporting ATPase IA isoform X7 → MFPMRQVSGRSDYEDLDSNDDERKKPPWLERMYELFVRFILGFWRWLQVHTRSWKYLYEDEVTTSGLTDGAADEQQNRVIFVNRPQPQKFVSNRISTAKYSLPSFVPLFLFEQFRRYSNCFFLLIALLQQIPDVSPTGRWTTLTPLILILTVSAIKEIVEDFKRHRADDETNRRKVEVLSDGRWLSIRWEKLQVGDICKVLNNQFFPADLVLLASSEPQGISFIETSNLDGETNLKIRQANPDTAPLDNAAALAEFRATVQCEPPNRHLYEFNGMLKETNAKTIPLGLEQMLLRGAMLRNTAWVIALVVYTGHETKLMKNSTKAPLKRSSIDKQTNTQILMLFIILLVLSLLSGIFNELWIQQRKYTDWYIGLSDAQNAHFGFNFLTFLILYNNLIPISLQVTAEIVRFFQAKFIAMDSEMYHPETDTPALARTSNLNEELGMVRYVFSDKTGTLTCNVMEFRKCSIAEVIYNKPGPDERLEDTLLYQNLDNNHPSAAVISEFLTMLAVCHTVIPEMIDGKINYHAASPDERALVAGAAAWGWVFSTRTPTAVSVRARGHTLTYTVLHVLAFTSARKRMSVIVRAPTGEIKLYCKGADSVIYPRLAGGPHAAPYAEATLAHLEHFATEGLRTLVFAVADIPEHVYKDWSNTYHKASIAIQDREQKIEEAALLIENNLRLLGATAIEDKLQDGVPEAIAALLKANIHVWVLTGDKQETAINVAHSARLLHAAMPLLLLNEDSLDGTRESLSRHLADFGENLRKENEVALVIDGQTLKYAMGCDLKKDFLDLCVSCKVVVCCRVSPIQKAEVVEMVSRATGAVTLAIGDGANDVAMIQRASVGIGISGVEGLQAVCASDYSIAQFRFLVRLLLVHGAWNYSRISKLILYSFYKNICLYVIELWFAIYSAWSGQILFERWTIGFYNVIFTALPPFAIGLFDKICSPDIMLRHPVLYIPSQQGLLFNVRVFWVWAVNALLHSMLLFWLPVLLTQHHVLWPHGRDGGYLVLGNFVYTFVVATVCLKAGLATHSWTWVTHVSIWGSIALWFLFILVYSNMYPMILIGAVMRGMDRMVFSSLVFWFGLLLVPAAALLPDLVVTVIHNSAFKTMTEAVRESEIKKRDPAALLAQPRHSWIRILSRGGRKCVAGGRHPRVRHQPAAAALLS, encoded by the exons ATGAGGACGAGGTTACGACTTCGGGGCTGACGGACGGCGCGGCGGACGAGCAGCAGAACCGCGTCATCTTCGTCAACCGGCCGCAGCCGCAGAAGTTCGTCTCCAACAGGATATCCACCGCCAAGTACAG CTTACCATCGTTCGTCCCGTTGTTCCTGTTCGAGCAGTTCCGGCGCTACTCGAACTGCTTCTTCCTGCTGATCGCGCTGCTGCAGCAGATCCCCGACGTGTCGCCGACGGGGCGCTGGACCACGCTCACGCCGCTCATCCTCATCCTCACCGTCAGCGCCATCAAGGAGATCGTCGAGGACTTT AAACGCCACCGCGCGGATGACGAGACCAACCGGCGGAAAGTGGAAGTGCTCAGCGACGGCCGCTGGCTCAGCATCCGGTGGGAGAAGCTGCAGGTGGGGGACATCTGCAAGGTGCTCAACAACCAGTTCTTTCCAGCCGACCTCGTCTTACTGGCCTCTAG CGAGCCCCAAGGCATATCCTTCATCGAGACGTCCAACCTAGACGGGGAGACCAACCTGAAGATCCGCCAAGCTAACCCTGACACTGCGCCGCTGGACAACGCCGCGGCGTTGGCGGAGTTCAGGGCCACGGTGCAGTGCGAGCCGCCCAACAGACATCTCTACGAGTTCAATGGCATGCTGAAGGAGACCAACGCCAA AACCATCCCCCTGGGGCTGGAGCAGATGCTGCTGCGCGGCGCCATGCTGCGCAACACGGCGTGGGTCATCGCGCTCGTGGTGTACACGGGCCACGAGACCAAGCTCATGAAGAACTCCACCAAAG CTCCGCTGAAGAGGTCGTCGATCGACAAGCAAACCAACACTCAGATCCTGATGCTGTTCATCATTCTGCTGGTGCTGTCGCTGCTCAGCGGCATCTTCAACGAGCTGTGGATCCAGCAGCGCAAGTACACCGACTGGTACATCGGCCTCAGCG atgcgCAGAATGCACATTTCGGATTTAACTTTTTAACGTTTTTGATATTATACAACAATCTTATACCTATATCCTTACAAGTTACGGCTGAAATTGTCCGATTTTTCCAA GCGAAGTTCATAGCGATGGACAGTGAAATGTACCACCCCGAGACCGACACGCCCGCTCTAGCGCGCACGTCCAACCTGAACGAGGAGCTGGGCATGGTGCGCTACGTGTTCAGCGACAAGACCGGCACGCTCACTTGCAACGTCATGGAGTTCCGCAAGTGCTCCATTGCTGAG GTGATATACAACAAGCCCGGCCCCGACGAGAGGCTAGAAGACACGCTCCTGTATCAGAACCTAGACAACAACCACCCCAGCGCCGCCGTCATATCGGAGTTCCTGACCATGCTGGCCGTGTGTCACACCGTCATCCCGGAGATGATAGACGGCAAAATCAACTACCACGCCGCTTCGCCGG ATGAGCGCGCCCTggtggcgggcgcggcggcgtgGGGCTGGGTGTTCAGCACGCGCACGCCCACCGCCGTCAGCGTGCGCGCGCGCGGACACACTCTGACCTACACCGTGCTGCACGTGCTCGCCTTCACCTCCGCGCGCAAGCGCATGTCGGTCATCGTGCGCGCGCCCACCG GAGAAATAAAGCTGTACTGCAAAGGCGCGGACTCGGTGATCTACCCGCGGCTGGCGGGCGGGCCGCACGCCGCGCCCTACGCCGAGGCCACGCTGGCGCACTTGGAGCACTTCGCCACGGAGGGGCTGCGGACCCTGGTCTTCGCCGTGGCGGATATACCGGAACACGTCTACAAG GACTGGTCGAACACATACCACAAAGCGAGCATAGCGATACAAGATCGAGAGCAGAAAATTGAAGAAGCCGCCCTACTCATTGAGAACAATCTGCGCTTGCTCGGCGCGACCGCCATCGAGGACAAGCTGCAG GACGGAGTTCCCGAAGCGATAGCGGCTCTGCTAAAGGCCAACATACATGTGTGGGTGCTAACGGGCGACAAGCAGGAGACTGCCATCAATGTAGCTCATTCCGCCAGACTGCTGCATGCTGCCATGCCTTTGCTGCTACTCAACGAGGACAGTTTAGAC GGTACCCGAGAAAGCTTATCGCGTCACTTGGCGGACTTCGGCGAGAACCTCCGCAAGGAGAACGAAGTGGCGCTCGTGATCGACGGACAGACGCTCAAGTACGCCATGGGCTGCGATCTCAAGAAGGACTTCCTGGACCTGTGCGTGTCCTGCAAAGTTGTCGTGTGCTGCCGCGTCTCCCCTATACAGAAGGCTGAG GTGGTGGAGATGGTATCGCGAGCGACCGGCGCGGTCACGTTGGCCATCGGCGACGGAGCCAACGACGTGGCGATGATACAACGCGCTTCAGTGGGCATCGGCATATCCGGTGTGGAAGGCTTGCAGGCGGTCTGCGCCTCTGATTATAGCATTGCACAG TTCCGGTTTCTCGTACGACTTCTGTTGGTGCACGGCGCGTGGAACTACTCCCGCATCAGCAAACTCATCCTCTACTCTTTCTACAAGAACATCTGCCTCTACGTCATCGAACTCTGGTTCGCGATATACTCCGCGTG GTCTGGTCAAATTCTCTTCGAGCGGTGGACGATAGGGTTCTACAACGTCATCTTCACCGCGCTGCCGCCGTTCGCCATCGGCCTGTTCGACAAGATCTGTTCACCCGATATCATGTTGAGG CACCCGGTGCTGTACATCCCGTCGCAGCAGGGGCTGCTGTTCAACGTGCGCGTGTTCTGGGTGTGGGCCGTCAACGCGCTGCTGCACTCCATGCTGCTGTTCTGGCTGCCCGTGCTGTTGACTCAGCACCACGTGCTGTGGCCGCACGGCCGCGACGGCGGCTACCTCGTGCTGGGCAACTTCGTCTATACC TTCGTGGTAGCGACGGTATGCCTCAAGGCCGGGCTCGCGACGCACTCGTGGACGTGGGTGACGCACGTGTCTATCTGGGGCTCCATAGCGCTGTGGTTCCTCTTCATCCTCGTCTACAG TAACATGTACCCGATGATTCTGATCGGCGCGGTGATGCGCGGCATGGACCGCATGGTTTTCTCTTCGTTGGTGTTCTGGTTCGGCTTGCTGCTGGTGCCTGCCGCCGCGCTGCTGCCGGATCTCGTCGTCACTGT AATACATAACTCTGCCTTCAAAACAATGACGGAGGCGGTGCGAGAGAGCGAGATCAAGAAGAGGGACCCTGCCGCGCTGCTCGCACAGCCCCGCCACTC
- the LOC123865952 gene encoding probable phospholipid-transporting ATPase IA isoform X6, whose product MFPMRQVSGRSDYEDLDSNDDERKKPPWLERMYELFVRFILGFWRWLQVHTRSWKYLYEDEVTTSGLTDGAADEQQNRVIFVNRPQPQKFVSNRISTAKYSLPSFVPLFLFEQFRRYSNCFFLLIALLQQIPDVSPTGRWTTLTPLILILTVSAIKEIVEDFKRHRADDETNRRKVEVLSDGRWLSIRWEKLQVGDICKVLNNQFFPADLVLLASSEPQGISFIETSNLDGETNLKIRQANPDTAPLDNAAALAEFRATVQCEPPNRHLYEFNGMLKETNAKTIPLGLEQMLLRGAMLRNTAWVIALVVYTGHETKLMKNSTKAPLKRSSIDKQTNTQILMLFIILLVLSLLSGIFNELWIQQRKYTDWYIGLSDAQNAHFGFNFLTFLILYNNLIPISLQVTAEIVRFFQAKFIAMDSEMYHPETDTPALARTSNLNEELGMVRYVFSDKTGTLTCNVMEFRKCSIAEVIYNKPGPDERLEDTLLYQNLDNNHPSAAVISEFLTMLAVCHTVIPEMIDGKINYHAASPDERALVAGAAAWGWVFSTRTPTAVSVRARGHTLTYTVLHVLAFTSARKRMSVIVRAPTGEIKLYCKGADSVIYPRLAGGPHAAPYAEATLAHLEHFATEGLRTLVFAVADIPEHVYKDWSNTYHKASIAIQDREQKIEEAALLIENNLRLLGATAIEDKLQDGVPEAIAALLKANIHVWVLTGDKQETAINVAHSARLLHAAMPLLLLNEDSLDGTRESLSRHLADFGENLRKENEVALVIDGQTLKYAMGCDLKKDFLDLCVSCKVVVCCRVSPIQKAEVVEMVSRATGAVTLAIGDGANDVAMIQRASVGIGISGVEGLQAVCASDYSIAQFRFLVRLLLVHGAWNYSRISKLILYSFYKNICLYVIELWFAIYSAWSGQILFERWTIGFYNVIFTALPPFAIGLFDKICSPDIMLRHPVLYIPSQQGLLFNVRVFWVWAVNALLHSMLLFWLPVLLTQHHVLWPHGRDGGYLVLGNFVYTFVVATVCLKAGLATHSWTWVTHVSIWGSIALWFLFILVYSNMYPMILIGAVMRGMDRMVFSSLVFWFGLLLVPAAALLPDLVVTVIHNSAFKTMTEAVRESEIKKRDPAALLAQPRHSATDARHAVARLAQYGFAFSQEEGASVSQADVIRAYDTSQPRPRS is encoded by the exons ATGAGGACGAGGTTACGACTTCGGGGCTGACGGACGGCGCGGCGGACGAGCAGCAGAACCGCGTCATCTTCGTCAACCGGCCGCAGCCGCAGAAGTTCGTCTCCAACAGGATATCCACCGCCAAGTACAG CTTACCATCGTTCGTCCCGTTGTTCCTGTTCGAGCAGTTCCGGCGCTACTCGAACTGCTTCTTCCTGCTGATCGCGCTGCTGCAGCAGATCCCCGACGTGTCGCCGACGGGGCGCTGGACCACGCTCACGCCGCTCATCCTCATCCTCACCGTCAGCGCCATCAAGGAGATCGTCGAGGACTTT AAACGCCACCGCGCGGATGACGAGACCAACCGGCGGAAAGTGGAAGTGCTCAGCGACGGCCGCTGGCTCAGCATCCGGTGGGAGAAGCTGCAGGTGGGGGACATCTGCAAGGTGCTCAACAACCAGTTCTTTCCAGCCGACCTCGTCTTACTGGCCTCTAG CGAGCCCCAAGGCATATCCTTCATCGAGACGTCCAACCTAGACGGGGAGACCAACCTGAAGATCCGCCAAGCTAACCCTGACACTGCGCCGCTGGACAACGCCGCGGCGTTGGCGGAGTTCAGGGCCACGGTGCAGTGCGAGCCGCCCAACAGACATCTCTACGAGTTCAATGGCATGCTGAAGGAGACCAACGCCAA AACCATCCCCCTGGGGCTGGAGCAGATGCTGCTGCGCGGCGCCATGCTGCGCAACACGGCGTGGGTCATCGCGCTCGTGGTGTACACGGGCCACGAGACCAAGCTCATGAAGAACTCCACCAAAG CTCCGCTGAAGAGGTCGTCGATCGACAAGCAAACCAACACTCAGATCCTGATGCTGTTCATCATTCTGCTGGTGCTGTCGCTGCTCAGCGGCATCTTCAACGAGCTGTGGATCCAGCAGCGCAAGTACACCGACTGGTACATCGGCCTCAGCG atgcgCAGAATGCACATTTCGGATTTAACTTTTTAACGTTTTTGATATTATACAACAATCTTATACCTATATCCTTACAAGTTACGGCTGAAATTGTCCGATTTTTCCAA GCGAAGTTCATAGCGATGGACAGTGAAATGTACCACCCCGAGACCGACACGCCCGCTCTAGCGCGCACGTCCAACCTGAACGAGGAGCTGGGCATGGTGCGCTACGTGTTCAGCGACAAGACCGGCACGCTCACTTGCAACGTCATGGAGTTCCGCAAGTGCTCCATTGCTGAG GTGATATACAACAAGCCCGGCCCCGACGAGAGGCTAGAAGACACGCTCCTGTATCAGAACCTAGACAACAACCACCCCAGCGCCGCCGTCATATCGGAGTTCCTGACCATGCTGGCCGTGTGTCACACCGTCATCCCGGAGATGATAGACGGCAAAATCAACTACCACGCCGCTTCGCCGG ATGAGCGCGCCCTggtggcgggcgcggcggcgtgGGGCTGGGTGTTCAGCACGCGCACGCCCACCGCCGTCAGCGTGCGCGCGCGCGGACACACTCTGACCTACACCGTGCTGCACGTGCTCGCCTTCACCTCCGCGCGCAAGCGCATGTCGGTCATCGTGCGCGCGCCCACCG GAGAAATAAAGCTGTACTGCAAAGGCGCGGACTCGGTGATCTACCCGCGGCTGGCGGGCGGGCCGCACGCCGCGCCCTACGCCGAGGCCACGCTGGCGCACTTGGAGCACTTCGCCACGGAGGGGCTGCGGACCCTGGTCTTCGCCGTGGCGGATATACCGGAACACGTCTACAAG GACTGGTCGAACACATACCACAAAGCGAGCATAGCGATACAAGATCGAGAGCAGAAAATTGAAGAAGCCGCCCTACTCATTGAGAACAATCTGCGCTTGCTCGGCGCGACCGCCATCGAGGACAAGCTGCAG GACGGAGTTCCCGAAGCGATAGCGGCTCTGCTAAAGGCCAACATACATGTGTGGGTGCTAACGGGCGACAAGCAGGAGACTGCCATCAATGTAGCTCATTCCGCCAGACTGCTGCATGCTGCCATGCCTTTGCTGCTACTCAACGAGGACAGTTTAGAC GGTACCCGAGAAAGCTTATCGCGTCACTTGGCGGACTTCGGCGAGAACCTCCGCAAGGAGAACGAAGTGGCGCTCGTGATCGACGGACAGACGCTCAAGTACGCCATGGGCTGCGATCTCAAGAAGGACTTCCTGGACCTGTGCGTGTCCTGCAAAGTTGTCGTGTGCTGCCGCGTCTCCCCTATACAGAAGGCTGAG GTGGTGGAGATGGTATCGCGAGCGACCGGCGCGGTCACGTTGGCCATCGGCGACGGAGCCAACGACGTGGCGATGATACAACGCGCTTCAGTGGGCATCGGCATATCCGGTGTGGAAGGCTTGCAGGCGGTCTGCGCCTCTGATTATAGCATTGCACAG TTCCGGTTTCTCGTACGACTTCTGTTGGTGCACGGCGCGTGGAACTACTCCCGCATCAGCAAACTCATCCTCTACTCTTTCTACAAGAACATCTGCCTCTACGTCATCGAACTCTGGTTCGCGATATACTCCGCGTG GTCTGGTCAAATTCTCTTCGAGCGGTGGACGATAGGGTTCTACAACGTCATCTTCACCGCGCTGCCGCCGTTCGCCATCGGCCTGTTCGACAAGATCTGTTCACCCGATATCATGTTGAGG CACCCGGTGCTGTACATCCCGTCGCAGCAGGGGCTGCTGTTCAACGTGCGCGTGTTCTGGGTGTGGGCCGTCAACGCGCTGCTGCACTCCATGCTGCTGTTCTGGCTGCCCGTGCTGTTGACTCAGCACCACGTGCTGTGGCCGCACGGCCGCGACGGCGGCTACCTCGTGCTGGGCAACTTCGTCTATACC TTCGTGGTAGCGACGGTATGCCTCAAGGCCGGGCTCGCGACGCACTCGTGGACGTGGGTGACGCACGTGTCTATCTGGGGCTCCATAGCGCTGTGGTTCCTCTTCATCCTCGTCTACAG TAACATGTACCCGATGATTCTGATCGGCGCGGTGATGCGCGGCATGGACCGCATGGTTTTCTCTTCGTTGGTGTTCTGGTTCGGCTTGCTGCTGGTGCCTGCCGCCGCGCTGCTGCCGGATCTCGTCGTCACTGT AATACATAACTCTGCCTTCAAAACAATGACGGAGGCGGTGCGAGAGAGCGAGATCAAGAAGAGGGACCCTGCCGCGCTGCTCGCACAGCCCCGCCACTC
- the LOC123865952 gene encoding probable phospholipid-transporting ATPase IA isoform X4, whose amino-acid sequence MFPMRQVSGRSDYEDLDSNDDERKKPPWLERMYELFVRFILGFWRWLQVHTRSWKYLYEDEVTTSGLTDGAADEQQNRVIFVNRPQPQKFVSNRISTAKYSLPSFVPLFLFEQFRRYSNCFFLLIALLQQIPDVSPTGRWTTLTPLILILTVSAIKEIVEDFKRHRADDETNRRKVEVLSDGRWLSIRWEKLQVGDICKVLNNQFFPADLVLLASSEPQGISFIETSNLDGETNLKIRQANPDTAPLDNAAALAEFRATVQCEPPNRHLYEFNGMLKETNAKTIPLGLEQMLLRGAMLRNTAWVIALVVYTGHETKLMKNSTKAPLKRSSIDKQTNTQILMLFIILLVLSLLSGIFNELWIQQRKYTDWYIGLSDAQNAHFGFNFLTFLILYNNLIPISLQVTAEIVRFFQAKFIAMDSEMYHPETDTPALARTSNLNEELGMVRYVFSDKTGTLTCNVMEFRKCSIAEVIYNKPGPDERLEDTLLYQNLDNNHPSAAVISEFLTMLAVCHTVIPEMIDGKINYHAASPDERALVAGAAAWGWVFSTRTPTAVSVRARGHTLTYTVLHVLAFTSARKRMSVIVRAPTGEIKLYCKGADSVIYPRLAGGPHAAPYAEATLAHLEHFATEGLRTLVFAVADIPEHVYKDWSNTYHKASIAIQDREQKIEEAALLIENNLRLLGATAIEDKLQDGVPEAIAALLKANIHVWVLTGDKQETAINVAHSARLLHAAMPLLLLNEDSLDGTRESLSRHLADFGENLRKENEVALVIDGQTLKYAMGCDLKKDFLDLCVSCKVVVCCRVSPIQKAEVVEMVSRATGAVTLAIGDGANDVAMIQRASVGIGISGVEGLQAVCASDYSIAQFRFLVRLLLVHGAWNYSRISKLILYSFYKNICLYVIELWFAIYSAWSGQILFERWTIGFYNVIFTALPPFAIGLFDKICSPDIMLRHPVLYIPSQQGLLFNVRVFWVWAVNALLHSMLLFWLPVLLTQHHVLWPHGRDGGYLVLGNFVYTFVVATVCLKAGLATHSWTWVTHVSIWGSIALWFLFILVYSNMYPMILIGAVMRGMDRMVFSSLVFWFGLLLVPAAALLPDLVVTVIHNSAFKTMTEAVRESEIKKRDPAALLAQPRHSLTETARLLHNVRSVFGRRSAARATTELELSHGFAFSQEEGASVSQADVIRAYDTSQPRPRS is encoded by the exons ATGAGGACGAGGTTACGACTTCGGGGCTGACGGACGGCGCGGCGGACGAGCAGCAGAACCGCGTCATCTTCGTCAACCGGCCGCAGCCGCAGAAGTTCGTCTCCAACAGGATATCCACCGCCAAGTACAG CTTACCATCGTTCGTCCCGTTGTTCCTGTTCGAGCAGTTCCGGCGCTACTCGAACTGCTTCTTCCTGCTGATCGCGCTGCTGCAGCAGATCCCCGACGTGTCGCCGACGGGGCGCTGGACCACGCTCACGCCGCTCATCCTCATCCTCACCGTCAGCGCCATCAAGGAGATCGTCGAGGACTTT AAACGCCACCGCGCGGATGACGAGACCAACCGGCGGAAAGTGGAAGTGCTCAGCGACGGCCGCTGGCTCAGCATCCGGTGGGAGAAGCTGCAGGTGGGGGACATCTGCAAGGTGCTCAACAACCAGTTCTTTCCAGCCGACCTCGTCTTACTGGCCTCTAG CGAGCCCCAAGGCATATCCTTCATCGAGACGTCCAACCTAGACGGGGAGACCAACCTGAAGATCCGCCAAGCTAACCCTGACACTGCGCCGCTGGACAACGCCGCGGCGTTGGCGGAGTTCAGGGCCACGGTGCAGTGCGAGCCGCCCAACAGACATCTCTACGAGTTCAATGGCATGCTGAAGGAGACCAACGCCAA AACCATCCCCCTGGGGCTGGAGCAGATGCTGCTGCGCGGCGCCATGCTGCGCAACACGGCGTGGGTCATCGCGCTCGTGGTGTACACGGGCCACGAGACCAAGCTCATGAAGAACTCCACCAAAG CTCCGCTGAAGAGGTCGTCGATCGACAAGCAAACCAACACTCAGATCCTGATGCTGTTCATCATTCTGCTGGTGCTGTCGCTGCTCAGCGGCATCTTCAACGAGCTGTGGATCCAGCAGCGCAAGTACACCGACTGGTACATCGGCCTCAGCG atgcgCAGAATGCACATTTCGGATTTAACTTTTTAACGTTTTTGATATTATACAACAATCTTATACCTATATCCTTACAAGTTACGGCTGAAATTGTCCGATTTTTCCAA GCGAAGTTCATAGCGATGGACAGTGAAATGTACCACCCCGAGACCGACACGCCCGCTCTAGCGCGCACGTCCAACCTGAACGAGGAGCTGGGCATGGTGCGCTACGTGTTCAGCGACAAGACCGGCACGCTCACTTGCAACGTCATGGAGTTCCGCAAGTGCTCCATTGCTGAG GTGATATACAACAAGCCCGGCCCCGACGAGAGGCTAGAAGACACGCTCCTGTATCAGAACCTAGACAACAACCACCCCAGCGCCGCCGTCATATCGGAGTTCCTGACCATGCTGGCCGTGTGTCACACCGTCATCCCGGAGATGATAGACGGCAAAATCAACTACCACGCCGCTTCGCCGG ATGAGCGCGCCCTggtggcgggcgcggcggcgtgGGGCTGGGTGTTCAGCACGCGCACGCCCACCGCCGTCAGCGTGCGCGCGCGCGGACACACTCTGACCTACACCGTGCTGCACGTGCTCGCCTTCACCTCCGCGCGCAAGCGCATGTCGGTCATCGTGCGCGCGCCCACCG GAGAAATAAAGCTGTACTGCAAAGGCGCGGACTCGGTGATCTACCCGCGGCTGGCGGGCGGGCCGCACGCCGCGCCCTACGCCGAGGCCACGCTGGCGCACTTGGAGCACTTCGCCACGGAGGGGCTGCGGACCCTGGTCTTCGCCGTGGCGGATATACCGGAACACGTCTACAAG GACTGGTCGAACACATACCACAAAGCGAGCATAGCGATACAAGATCGAGAGCAGAAAATTGAAGAAGCCGCCCTACTCATTGAGAACAATCTGCGCTTGCTCGGCGCGACCGCCATCGAGGACAAGCTGCAG GACGGAGTTCCCGAAGCGATAGCGGCTCTGCTAAAGGCCAACATACATGTGTGGGTGCTAACGGGCGACAAGCAGGAGACTGCCATCAATGTAGCTCATTCCGCCAGACTGCTGCATGCTGCCATGCCTTTGCTGCTACTCAACGAGGACAGTTTAGAC GGTACCCGAGAAAGCTTATCGCGTCACTTGGCGGACTTCGGCGAGAACCTCCGCAAGGAGAACGAAGTGGCGCTCGTGATCGACGGACAGACGCTCAAGTACGCCATGGGCTGCGATCTCAAGAAGGACTTCCTGGACCTGTGCGTGTCCTGCAAAGTTGTCGTGTGCTGCCGCGTCTCCCCTATACAGAAGGCTGAG GTGGTGGAGATGGTATCGCGAGCGACCGGCGCGGTCACGTTGGCCATCGGCGACGGAGCCAACGACGTGGCGATGATACAACGCGCTTCAGTGGGCATCGGCATATCCGGTGTGGAAGGCTTGCAGGCGGTCTGCGCCTCTGATTATAGCATTGCACAG TTCCGGTTTCTCGTACGACTTCTGTTGGTGCACGGCGCGTGGAACTACTCCCGCATCAGCAAACTCATCCTCTACTCTTTCTACAAGAACATCTGCCTCTACGTCATCGAACTCTGGTTCGCGATATACTCCGCGTG GTCTGGTCAAATTCTCTTCGAGCGGTGGACGATAGGGTTCTACAACGTCATCTTCACCGCGCTGCCGCCGTTCGCCATCGGCCTGTTCGACAAGATCTGTTCACCCGATATCATGTTGAGG CACCCGGTGCTGTACATCCCGTCGCAGCAGGGGCTGCTGTTCAACGTGCGCGTGTTCTGGGTGTGGGCCGTCAACGCGCTGCTGCACTCCATGCTGCTGTTCTGGCTGCCCGTGCTGTTGACTCAGCACCACGTGCTGTGGCCGCACGGCCGCGACGGCGGCTACCTCGTGCTGGGCAACTTCGTCTATACC TTCGTGGTAGCGACGGTATGCCTCAAGGCCGGGCTCGCGACGCACTCGTGGACGTGGGTGACGCACGTGTCTATCTGGGGCTCCATAGCGCTGTGGTTCCTCTTCATCCTCGTCTACAG TAACATGTACCCGATGATTCTGATCGGCGCGGTGATGCGCGGCATGGACCGCATGGTTTTCTCTTCGTTGGTGTTCTGGTTCGGCTTGCTGCTGGTGCCTGCCGCCGCGCTGCTGCCGGATCTCGTCGTCACTGT AATACATAACTCTGCCTTCAAAACAATGACGGAGGCGGTGCGAGAGAGCGAGATCAAGAAGAGGGACCCTGCCGCGCTGCTCGCACAGCCCCGCCACTC